From the Solibacillus sp. FSL R5-0449 genome, one window contains:
- a CDS encoding helix-turn-helix transcriptional regulator, with product MSPIELNKRQDVILQIVKENGPITGEHIAERLGLTRATLRPDLAILTMAGFLDARPRVGYFYAGKKTTAAFTESMLNLKVKDFQSIPVVVPDDMTVYDAIIHMFSEDVGTLFVIDKDEILQGVLSRKDLLRSSIGTQDLNKMPVHIIMTRMPNIAYCVNSDSLIVTAKKLIEREIDSMPVVEETEKGLVITGRLTKTNITRAFISLAETHDL from the coding sequence GTGAGTCCAATCGAACTCAATAAACGTCAAGATGTAATCTTGCAAATTGTAAAAGAAAATGGCCCTATTACGGGCGAACATATCGCTGAGCGCCTTGGATTAACGCGCGCTACATTGAGACCGGATCTAGCTATACTAACGATGGCTGGATTTTTAGATGCGCGCCCACGTGTCGGCTACTTCTATGCTGGTAAAAAAACAACGGCAGCCTTTACGGAATCAATGCTGAACTTAAAAGTAAAAGATTTTCAGTCAATCCCGGTAGTTGTTCCGGATGATATGACCGTCTATGATGCGATTATCCATATGTTTTCCGAGGATGTCGGAACACTGTTCGTTATTGATAAAGATGAAATATTACAAGGTGTGCTGTCTCGAAAAGATTTACTTCGTTCGAGTATCGGAACACAGGATTTAAATAAAATGCCTGTGCATATAATTATGACGAGAATGCCGAATATCGCCTATTGTGTTAATTCGGATTCATTGATCGTCACGGCCAAAAAGTTAATAGAACGAGAGATCGATTCCATGCCGGTTGTTGAAGAAACAGAGAAGGGCTTGGTCATTACCGGTCGTTTAACAAAGACGAATATTACACGTGCGTTTATTTCGTTAGCTGAAACGCATGATTTATAG
- a CDS encoding pyruvate, water dikinase regulatory protein: MKKLTIFVVSDSVGETGEAAVKAVVSQFRPNFEKVRIRKFPHIANVDVLEKIVQIAIANEATIVFTLVEKQMRQALQKIAAEYKVHAIDLLGSMLDLIETSFDEMPLQKPGLVHQLDDDYFKKIEAIEFAVKFDDGQDPRGILLADIVLVGVSRTSKTPLSQYLAHKRYKVANVPLVPEVEPPAELMQIDPKKCFGLVITPEKLNNIRKERLITLGLTENAFYAQHARIEQEISYFYSIVDKIGCRTIDVTNRAVEETAHKIIDMLELDCR; the protein is encoded by the coding sequence ATGAAAAAATTGACGATATTTGTTGTATCAGATTCGGTCGGTGAAACTGGAGAAGCTGCTGTGAAAGCGGTAGTAAGCCAGTTTCGGCCAAATTTTGAAAAAGTAAGGATTCGAAAATTTCCGCATATTGCTAATGTGGATGTGCTGGAGAAAATTGTCCAAATTGCGATTGCAAATGAAGCAACGATTGTTTTTACACTTGTTGAAAAGCAGATGAGACAAGCACTTCAAAAAATCGCAGCAGAATATAAGGTTCATGCAATCGACTTATTGGGATCGATGCTTGACCTGATTGAAACTTCATTTGATGAAATGCCGCTGCAAAAGCCGGGACTTGTCCATCAGTTGGATGATGATTATTTCAAAAAGATTGAAGCAATCGAATTTGCTGTTAAATTTGATGACGGGCAGGACCCGCGCGGCATATTGCTGGCGGACATCGTTTTAGTCGGAGTATCTAGAACATCCAAAACCCCGCTATCCCAATACTTGGCGCATAAACGGTATAAAGTGGCGAATGTGCCGCTCGTTCCGGAAGTGGAACCACCGGCTGAATTAATGCAGATTGATCCGAAAAAATGCTTCGGATTAGTCATAACACCGGAAAAGCTTAACAATATTCGAAAAGAGCGTCTAATAACGTTAGGATTAACGGAAAATGCATTTTATGCACAACATGCTAGAATTGAGCAGGAAATTAGCTATTTTTATAGTATTGTTGATAAAATAGGTTGTCGAACGATAGATGTTACAAATCGTGCAGTCGAAGAAACAGCACACAAAATAATCGATATGCTAGAGCTTGATTGTCGATAG
- the dnaG gene encoding DNA primase, translating into MAGKIPEHVIEQIRSQSDIVDVISDYMQLTKRGRNYFGLCPFHGEQTPSFSVSSDKQIFHCFGCGAGGNAITFVMDMEQLSFPDALIKLSQRAGIPLEMEMSTDQSVSNSPISKKEQQMREAHTFAVEFYHHILMNTEDGEPALNYLLERGFTREQIETHQIGWALPNWDTLSILLERKGFDPEEMAESGLIIRKESDDSYFDRFRGRIMFPIRDENGKTIAFSGRILNSDGEDAKYLNSPETPIFHKSQVLYNLDKARASIRKSRQVILMEGFIDVLAANQAGIYNAVATMGTSLTPQHITKLKRLVQQITICYDGDNAGFEAAKRAAQMLHQEQIKVEVAVLPDKLDPDEYIRTHGQEAFKNQIIEKPHAYIAFMMMHAKRGKNFQFENDTLQYIQEVLETLKNNTSPTERDLYIRQLANETNISQEAISTQLRKMVADNVKEQKRDQKMVEEPTPLLQRERKKDATDRAESILLAHMLHDVNIVNKVLREGNNEPFIHEEYLSVFVRLIGFYEEYEMADFHRFVEVLDDHDLRKIVMDAALLERDPDNGEAEIIDCLKQIEKRRLELKIEQLKHDQKEAEKMHEHRRALEIAQQIIALNRKIKMGV; encoded by the coding sequence GTGGCTGGAAAAATACCCGAACATGTGATTGAACAAATTCGCTCGCAGTCCGATATAGTCGATGTCATTAGCGATTATATGCAGTTAACGAAAAGAGGGCGCAACTATTTTGGATTATGTCCATTTCATGGTGAGCAAACACCCTCTTTTTCCGTATCCAGCGATAAGCAGATATTTCACTGTTTTGGCTGTGGGGCAGGAGGAAACGCCATTACTTTTGTAATGGATATGGAACAACTGTCGTTTCCGGATGCACTCATTAAACTAAGTCAACGTGCGGGAATCCCGCTTGAAATGGAAATGTCGACAGATCAATCGGTGTCGAATTCGCCCATTTCAAAAAAAGAGCAGCAAATGCGAGAGGCTCATACGTTTGCAGTGGAGTTTTATCATCATATTTTAATGAACACAGAAGATGGCGAACCTGCATTAAATTATTTGCTTGAAAGAGGATTTACACGTGAGCAAATCGAAACACATCAGATAGGGTGGGCGTTGCCGAATTGGGACACGCTGTCAATCTTACTGGAGCGTAAAGGATTTGATCCTGAAGAAATGGCTGAAAGCGGTCTGATTATCCGTAAAGAAAGTGATGACAGCTACTTTGACCGTTTCCGGGGACGGATTATGTTTCCGATCCGGGATGAAAACGGGAAAACGATTGCATTTTCAGGCAGGATTTTAAATTCCGATGGCGAAGATGCTAAGTACTTAAATAGTCCTGAAACGCCGATCTTCCATAAAAGTCAAGTACTTTATAATTTGGATAAGGCGCGGGCATCTATTCGTAAATCAAGACAAGTAATTTTAATGGAAGGCTTTATTGATGTTTTAGCAGCAAACCAAGCAGGTATATACAATGCTGTAGCAACGATGGGTACGTCTCTGACACCCCAGCATATTACAAAGCTCAAACGCTTAGTTCAGCAAATTACGATTTGCTATGATGGTGATAATGCTGGTTTCGAGGCTGCCAAGCGCGCTGCACAGATGCTTCATCAAGAACAGATTAAAGTTGAGGTCGCTGTTTTACCAGATAAACTTGACCCGGACGAATACATTCGGACACACGGTCAAGAGGCATTTAAAAATCAAATAATAGAAAAGCCGCACGCTTATATTGCATTTATGATGATGCATGCGAAACGCGGCAAAAATTTTCAATTTGAAAATGACACACTTCAATACATTCAAGAAGTTCTGGAAACATTAAAAAATAATACTTCTCCAACTGAACGTGATTTATACATTCGTCAATTGGCAAATGAAACAAATATTTCCCAAGAGGCGATCAGTACCCAATTAAGAAAAATGGTCGCAGATAATGTAAAAGAGCAGAAACGCGATCAGAAAATGGTGGAAGAACCAACACCTCTTCTCCAAAGGGAGCGTAAAAAAGATGCGACAGACCGTGCGGAAAGTATACTTTTAGCACATATGTTGCATGATGTAAATATTGTGAATAAAGTTCTCAGAGAGGGAAATAACGAACCTTTCATTCATGAGGAATATTTATCGGTATTTGTTCGTTTAATTGGTTTTTACGAAGAATATGAAATGGCTGATTTCCATCGATTCGTCGAAGTGTTGGATGATCATGATTTACGAAAAATCGTGATGGATGCTGCGTTACTTGAACGTGACCCTGATAATGGTGAAGCGGAGATAATTGATTGTTTAAAACAAATCGAAAAACGCCGATTAGAACTAAAGATTGAACAATTAAAGCACGATCAAAAAGAAGCAGAAAAAATGCATGAGCATAGACGAGCACTTGAGATTGCCCAACAGATAATTGCATTGAATAGAAAGATAAAAATGGGCGTTTAA
- the rpoD gene encoding RNA polymerase sigma factor RpoD, protein MADKSKHSKDTVVNGVSLEQVKKQLLAKAKQVGEMSMKEISETLAFFELENEEIFNFADEIEKNDVTVEGKEEFEEEALSKQESSEEAFDLNDLSVPPGVKINDPVRMYLKEIGRVDLLSADQEIRLAERIEQGDEEARKRLAEANLRLVVSIAKRYVGRGMLFLDLIQEGNMGLIKAVEKFDHRKGFKFSTYATWWIRQAITRAIADQARTIRIPVHMVETINKLIRVQRQLLQDLGREPSPEEIGEEMDLTPEKVREILKIAQEPVSLETPIGEEDDSHLGDFIEDSEAQSPSDHAAYELLKEQLEDVLDTLTDREENVLRLRFGLDDGRTRTLEEVGKVFGVTRERIRQIEAKALRKLRHPSRSKRLKDFLE, encoded by the coding sequence ATGGCGGACAAGTCAAAACATTCAAAAGATACGGTAGTAAACGGGGTTTCATTAGAGCAGGTAAAAAAGCAACTTTTAGCTAAAGCAAAACAGGTTGGCGAAATGTCAATGAAGGAAATCTCTGAAACATTAGCATTTTTCGAACTGGAAAATGAAGAGATTTTCAACTTTGCCGATGAAATCGAAAAAAATGATGTAACAGTTGAAGGAAAAGAAGAATTTGAAGAAGAAGCGCTATCTAAGCAAGAATCAAGCGAAGAAGCTTTCGACTTAAATGATTTAAGTGTTCCTCCTGGCGTTAAAATTAATGACCCGGTACGTATGTATTTAAAAGAAATCGGACGTGTGGATTTACTTTCTGCAGATCAGGAAATCCGTTTAGCGGAACGTATCGAACAAGGTGACGAAGAAGCACGTAAACGCCTTGCCGAAGCAAACTTACGTCTTGTAGTATCGATTGCAAAACGTTATGTCGGCCGTGGCATGCTGTTCTTGGATCTTATTCAGGAAGGTAACATGGGTCTGATCAAAGCGGTTGAAAAATTTGATCACCGTAAAGGATTCAAATTCTCGACTTATGCAACTTGGTGGATCCGTCAGGCGATTACGCGTGCGATTGCTGACCAGGCACGTACAATCCGTATTCCGGTACACATGGTTGAAACAATCAACAAATTAATCCGTGTACAACGTCAGCTTCTTCAGGATTTAGGCCGTGAACCTTCTCCAGAGGAAATTGGAGAGGAAATGGATTTAACACCTGAAAAAGTTCGTGAAATTCTTAAAATCGCTCAAGAGCCTGTATCATTGGAAACACCAATCGGGGAAGAAGATGATTCTCATTTAGGTGATTTTATTGAAGACTCGGAAGCACAATCTCCTTCTGATCACGCAGCATATGAGCTATTGAAGGAACAGTTAGAGGACGTGCTGGATACATTAACAGACCGTGAAGAAAACGTATTACGTTTACGTTTCGGTTTAGATGATGGCCGTACACGCACTTTAGAAGAAGTAGGGAAAGTGTTTGGCGTTACACGTGAACGTATTCGTCAAATCGAGGCGAAAGCATTACGTAAATTGCGTCATCCATCTCGCTCAAAACGCTTAAAAGATTTCTTAGAATAA
- a CDS encoding acyl-CoA dehydrogenase family protein — protein MHFDLTTEQAMLQKMIREFSDEVVAPGAVERDKTKAFPVEIFKELSDMGIMGLPFPEQYGGAGADTISFAIVTEELSRTCASTGITYSAHISLGGAPLHLFGTEGQKEKYLTPICTGESFGAFGLTEPNAGSDAGGTETTAVLDNGEFVINGSKVFITNASYAKHLALTAITNRDGNKKEISAIIVPTDAKGFTIKSEYEKMGLNASNTTELILENVHVPEENLLGVRGNGFKQFLTTLDGGRIGIAAMAVGIAQGALNKAVQYAKERKQFGKALADFQATQFKLADMEVKIQLARTFVYKAAWLKDQGRPFGKEAAIAKYYASEMAMEVCDEAIQIHGGYGYMKEYEVERYLRDAKLLEIGEGTSEVQKMVIARHIL, from the coding sequence ATGCATTTTGATTTAACAACAGAGCAAGCAATGTTACAAAAGATGATACGTGAGTTTTCGGATGAAGTAGTGGCACCAGGAGCAGTCGAGCGTGATAAAACGAAAGCCTTCCCAGTAGAAATTTTTAAAGAACTTTCCGATATGGGCATTATGGGACTGCCGTTTCCTGAACAATACGGTGGGGCTGGTGCAGATACAATCAGCTTTGCAATCGTGACAGAAGAGTTGAGCCGTACATGTGCTTCAACAGGTATTACATATTCGGCTCATATTTCCCTAGGCGGCGCACCACTGCATTTATTCGGTACGGAGGGGCAGAAGGAAAAATACTTAACGCCGATCTGTACAGGGGAATCATTCGGTGCTTTCGGTTTAACAGAGCCTAATGCCGGTTCTGATGCAGGTGGTACAGAAACTACTGCTGTGTTGGATAATGGCGAATTTGTCATTAACGGGTCGAAGGTTTTTATTACAAATGCAAGTTATGCCAAACATTTAGCGTTAACAGCAATCACAAATCGGGATGGAAACAAAAAAGAAATTAGCGCCATTATTGTCCCGACCGATGCCAAAGGTTTTACGATCAAATCGGAATACGAAAAGATGGGCTTGAATGCTTCGAATACAACAGAATTGATTTTAGAAAATGTTCACGTACCGGAAGAAAACTTGCTTGGGGTCCGGGGGAATGGCTTTAAGCAGTTTTTAACGACGCTGGACGGCGGTCGGATCGGTATTGCGGCAATGGCTGTCGGAATCGCCCAGGGCGCATTAAATAAAGCGGTTCAATACGCAAAAGAACGCAAGCAATTCGGGAAGGCGCTGGCGGATTTCCAGGCAACCCAGTTTAAATTAGCGGATATGGAGGTAAAAATACAATTAGCGCGGACATTCGTATACAAAGCGGCATGGCTGAAAGATCAGGGACGTCCTTTTGGAAAAGAAGCGGCGATCGCCAAATACTATGCTTCCGAAATGGCGATGGAAGTGTGCGATGAGGCCATTCAGATTCATGGCGGCTACGGCTATATGAAAGAATATGAAGTAGAACGTTATTTACGTGATGCAAAACTATTAGAAATCGGTGAAGGAACGTCCGAAGTACAGAAAATGGTAATTGCAAGACATATATTATGA
- a CDS encoding cytochrome c produces the protein MRNNPLIPYVLIMAFGIGLIFFMSFEGAADKNSADGDHSGETAELNGEDIAQNNCISCHGGDLTGGGGPSIVGLDPEHIKDYALNGSENGNMPPILKNEAEADAVAEYISGL, from the coding sequence ATGAGAAACAATCCACTTATTCCATACGTACTTATCATGGCATTCGGTATCGGACTAATTTTCTTCATGTCATTTGAGGGTGCAGCTGATAAAAACAGTGCGGACGGCGATCATTCAGGGGAAACTGCTGAATTAAATGGTGAAGATATTGCTCAAAATAACTGTATTTCGTGCCACGGTGGTGATTTAACTGGTGGTGGAGGTCCTTCAATCGTTGGATTAGATCCTGAGCATATTAAAGACTACGCATTAAACGGTTCGGAAAACGGCAATATGCCGCCAATTCTTAAAAACGAAGCGGAAGCAGATGCAGTAGCCGAGTATATTTCAGGTTTATAA
- a CDS encoding tRNA (adenine(22)-N(1))-methyltransferase TrmK, with the protein MNAQKLSKRLETVASFVPTGAIVADIGSDHAYLPCYLVHKGIAARAVAGEVVKGPYESAVKQVRTEGLTDKITVRMADGLAAVEEADEITAVTIAGMGGPLIVSILEKHPQALKTVTRLILQPNIHAKAIREWAMANGWAIQDEVILEEDGKIYEVLVLQRGEMKLNEAQTLLGPKLMETKVPVFIEKWSREIANWQRVQQAISEAEKTPENQEKYDQLTHYIKMVQEAIA; encoded by the coding sequence ATGAACGCACAAAAACTTTCAAAACGACTTGAAACGGTCGCTTCATTTGTCCCGACAGGAGCAATTGTAGCGGATATCGGAAGTGACCATGCCTATTTACCATGTTATTTAGTGCATAAAGGAATTGCTGCGCGTGCAGTAGCGGGTGAAGTTGTAAAAGGACCTTATGAATCAGCTGTCAAACAAGTTCGCACAGAAGGCTTAACAGATAAAATTACAGTACGCATGGCAGATGGTCTGGCGGCTGTCGAAGAAGCGGATGAAATTACAGCTGTGACGATTGCAGGAATGGGCGGACCACTGATCGTATCCATTTTAGAAAAGCATCCACAAGCTTTAAAAACGGTAACCCGTTTAATTTTGCAGCCGAATATTCATGCAAAAGCGATCCGTGAATGGGCAATGGCAAATGGCTGGGCGATCCAGGATGAGGTCATTTTAGAAGAGGACGGTAAAATTTATGAAGTCCTAGTTTTACAGCGTGGGGAAATGAAATTAAACGAAGCGCAAACTTTGCTTGGGCCAAAGCTGATGGAAACGAAAGTACCGGTTTTCATCGAAAAATGGTCACGTGAAATCGCAAATTGGCAGCGTGTACAACAAGCGATTTCAGAAGCCGAAAAAACGCCTGAAAATCAGGAAAAGTATGACCAACTTACACACTACATTAAAATGGTACAGGAGGCGATTGCGTGA
- a CDS encoding Nif3-like dinuclear metal center hexameric protein produces MKSVNGNEIIQLFESWSPKKYACMPNDPIGLAIGTLNKPVTKVLVTLDVTNEVVDEAIDNGCELIIAHHPPIFMKLSNLRTDNPKGALYEKCLKNDIAVYAAHTNLDVAPGGVNDLLADALKLEERKILDVTFEEKMMKLAVFVPNDDADALRDVLAKAGAGRLGHYEACSYTLQGKGRFRATEGADPAVGEIGELHIEEEEKVEVVFPQSMKNKILKAMLNNHPYEEPAYDLFTMDVDTNEQGLGRIGKLKEPMTLREFAEFVKVQLDVPCLRAVGPLDRTVKKVAVVGGDGNKYIRAAKYAGADVFVTGDIGFHMAQDAEVDGLSIIDPGHHVEKVMIKGVAEKMTSLCDDKKLPVEFIQSKINTEPFQFI; encoded by the coding sequence GTGAAATCCGTAAACGGCAACGAGATTATCCAACTATTTGAATCATGGTCACCCAAAAAATATGCATGCATGCCGAATGACCCGATTGGATTGGCCATTGGTACGTTAAATAAGCCGGTTACAAAAGTGCTTGTCACACTGGATGTGACAAATGAAGTCGTGGATGAGGCAATCGACAACGGCTGTGAGCTTATTATTGCACACCATCCGCCGATCTTCATGAAACTTTCGAACTTGCGTACAGACAATCCGAAAGGGGCATTGTATGAAAAGTGCCTGAAAAATGATATTGCAGTATATGCAGCACATACGAATCTCGATGTAGCACCGGGCGGAGTCAATGATTTACTGGCAGATGCACTAAAATTGGAAGAACGTAAAATACTGGATGTTACATTCGAAGAGAAAATGATGAAGCTAGCTGTATTCGTTCCTAACGATGATGCAGATGCTTTACGTGACGTGCTGGCTAAAGCCGGAGCGGGCCGTTTAGGGCACTATGAGGCGTGCAGCTATACATTGCAAGGCAAAGGCCGTTTCCGTGCCACAGAAGGAGCAGATCCGGCTGTAGGGGAGATCGGTGAGCTTCACATCGAGGAAGAGGAAAAGGTGGAAGTCGTGTTCCCGCAATCGATGAAAAATAAAATTTTAAAGGCAATGCTTAATAACCACCCGTACGAAGAACCTGCATATGACCTGTTTACAATGGATGTCGACACGAATGAACAAGGCCTTGGCCGTATCGGGAAGTTAAAAGAGCCGATGACATTACGGGAGTTTGCCGAGTTCGTGAAAGTGCAGCTGGACGTGCCTTGTCTGCGTGCAGTCGGACCGTTGGATCGTACTGTAAAGAAGGTAGCAGTAGTCGGTGGTGACGGCAATAAATATATTCGTGCTGCAAAATATGCCGGGGCGGATGTATTTGTAACAGGAGATATCGGCTTCCATATGGCACAGGATGCAGAGGTGGATGGTCTAAGCATTATTGATCCGGGTCACCACGTCGAAAAAGTCATGATTAAAGGTGTTGCTGAAAAAATGACTTCTCTATGTGATGATAAAAAATTGCCGGTTGAATTTATCCAGTCCAAAATTAATACGGAACCGTTCCAGTTTATTTAA